The Silene latifolia isolate original U9 population chromosome 4, ASM4854445v1, whole genome shotgun sequence region CCTTCTATATTATTCCGTACATGCCATGTACAATTGTACAAGTGTCTAAGGAGCAAAATAAGGGAAAAGGGAAGCATTTCTATGAATTTCATGCATGCAAAGTTCCCAACCAAGCATTTTGGTTTGTAATTGGGTATTTTTTAAGAAGCTTTCGTCACTACATAACCCAATTAGGAAATCATAAGACTAGTAAGATTTGGCTAATATGTAAGTAACATTTGTACTTGTGACATATACGTTACATTTATTGAAGAAAAAGTTTAACAACTCATATACATGGTTGTTATATTAAAGTCACAAAAGCTCATGTTAGTGTATGTAAATATTTAGGCCATATTCCGTGTTAAACTTAATCGTCTAAATTAAATTGAACATGTTTAAATAAAACTCATGTTAGTATATGTAAATATTTAGGCCCTCATAAAAGCTCATGTTAGTACATGTAATTGGTTTGAATACTTAATACATGCATGATGCATCTCCTAAGTAAATTAAGTAAATCGGATTTTCTAACGTGTGTCCTGACCTTAACAATCGTAAATATATTTTCACCAATATAAGAAGTGGATTTTTGTTCCTTAAAGTTTCACCGTAACGtttttcttatgttttttttGATATTTTTCCAATATAAGCAGATATTTTTCCTGTGGTTTTTCTGTAACGTTTTTCTTTTGAGACTTTTTTATTGCAAAAGGTAGAATTTTCTCCTCCTAGTTTCACCATATTGCCTTTTTATGATTGTTTTTCTGTTAAAAGTTTTACCACAACActtttctaattattattacGGTTTTTTTAGCATTTGCCCTAATGGCATATATTAAAGCCTCAATATGATAAAATTGACAAGATATTATCATTTGACATTCAAGTATAAACTCATTTTCATATTCTCATGTGAAAATCTTGTTTTATTAGTCATAAAGCTCATGTCATTATTATACATAAATATACAAGCCTTATTTTTTTAAAATGATATCGCCTCAATTGAAGAACGAGTATGAGCTAAACTAAATTGAACTTgactgattttttttttaagCATATCATGTCGgaagtacttttttttttttttttacttatttaTAGTTTATCTTAACGCTTTTATGTTTTCTCATGAGTTATTTTCAATTTTTACACGACTACACCTATACCTATTTCCCAAGTAATTTAAGTAAATCGGATCTTCTAACCTGTGCCCTTACAAAAATCCTAAAAATATTGTAGTATAAAAAGTCGATATTATTTTCCTTATAGTTTCATCGTAACGGCTTTTatattttcttttgatttttttccAATATAAGCAGATCTTTTTTCTGTGGTTTCCCGTAACGTGTTTTACGTTTTCTTTTGAGATTTTTTTTAATACAAAAAGTGGATTTTTTTCTCATAGTTTTACCGAAACGCTTTCTTATGATTTTTTTCCCAACATGAAGTAGATTATGTTCCTTAAATTTTTACCGCAACGCTTTTATTATTATTACGCTTGTTCTAGCATTTGATCTAAGGGCACACGTGAATAACCTAATAAGTTTCACAAGATATTCTCATGTAAAATTCAAGTATAAACTCATTTTTCACATAATTAATAAAAACATTTTGTGAATCTTACCATATTTCGGTTATGAACGTGTGCCTTTAAGAGACATGTTAAAAAccgatttcattttttttttccttcattttttttgtttttcttagaAAGACATTTGGAGTGAAGCAGAGGACATGATTCTCATCAAAGCTCATGCAGAAATAGGCAATAAATGGGCTGAAATTGCCAAGAATTTGCCTGGTAGAACTGAAAACTCCATCAAAAACCATTGGAATGCAACCAAAAGAAGACAATTATCTAAGAGAAAATGTAGATCAAAGTACCCTAGGCAAAGTTCTATCTTGCAAGACTACATCAATGGCTTATCTCCTGAAATTATCAATGCTGGTTGTAGAAAAAAACAACCtaccaacaataataaaattaataacaataatactaCTAATAATGGTGATAATACTAGGAAGTCATCAAATGATCAAATTGGGTCATCAGATTCAAGCTCCAGTAATCTTTTCGCCGATGAATTTGACTTTGGTGATGAGGTTCCTGACTTCAACTTTGATGATCATATGTTTGAAGAAAGTAGCATTGAGTCTTTGCTTGATTATGTGCCTAATGAAGAACCCGGTAACACGACAATTTGCCATGATGATCATTTTCAAGAGAAACAAGAGCTTGATTTGGTTGAGATGATTAATCAAGCTAATTTTTAAAGGGTTTTGACAAGATTGTGAGTTTACAAGGGAGTTAATTTATGAGAGATTTCAATTTTAAGAATTATATTTAAAGGTCATATTGTAGTGTATAAGGGAGAGTGAAGAGTCATACATGTTTTCTaagggatgtttttttttttttttttgttgaattatGATGTGTACTAAAAAAGTAGAATGCCCTGCAAAATTTAGGGCACAccgtgttacttttttttttttttttttttttaatttaggaTTGTTGTCCAGTATCGTTGTCATTAAAAAAATTGGATGTAGACATAAAGTATATCTGATTTTTGTTACAAGTGTTTATTAATTATTAGGGTTGTTGTCGGTGAAATATTCGGATTCTAAAATAAtaatttcgattaactttgaatTCTCGAAATATATAGATTAAAGTACATAATTTATGTCGAGGATTGTCATACAGTAACTTTCATTGTTTTTTTAACGATGTAACAATATTCCTCGATCACATCCAAGACGTCAAAAAATCACCTACCCAGCCTTCAAAATATAAATAATCAATTTAATTGTTTACAATAAAGATAATAAAAGTAGTTAAATTATTTTATGCTAATTGAATTATTATCCCTCAAAATAAGAGTTATCCTAATTGAATTATTATCCTATATACCCCTTCGACATAGGATAGGAAAACCGAAAAACGAGTAGGATTATATTTATTACATTAACTAAACGTAGGAGTATGTCTATCTTAAAGACTTGACACTATAAATAATAGACAATACAATTCAATAAATAAGAAATATACTTCATCTACGTTGTTTGTCCCTAATTGCTGTTCTTCAATTTTCTCCGGCAACTTATATTC contains the following coding sequences:
- the LOC141653924 gene encoding transcription factor MYB119-like, which codes for MALENFSVTTTRRKGGRGHKMKPDVVKGQWTIEEDRLLIQLVERYGIRKWSQIAQLLNGRIGKQCRERWHNHLRPDIKKDIWSEAEDMILIKAHAEIGNKWAEIAKNLPGRTENSIKNHWNATKRRQLSKRKCRSKYPRQSSILQDYINGLSPEIINAGCRKKQPTNNNKINNNNTTNNGDNTRKSSNDQIGSSDSSSSNLFADEFDFGDEVPDFNFDDHMFEESSIESLLDYVPNEEPGNTTICHDDHFQEKQELDLVEMINQANF